Proteins encoded by one window of Bos javanicus breed banteng chromosome 22, ARS-OSU_banteng_1.0, whole genome shotgun sequence:
- the CPNE9 gene encoding copine-9 isoform X7 has product MSFSGASERSVPATKIEITVSCRNLLDLDTFSKSDPMVVLYTQSRASQEWREFGRTEVIDNTLNPDFVRKFVLDYFFEEKQNLRFDVYNVDSKTNISKPDFLGQAFLALGEVIGGQGSRVERPLTGVPGKKCGTILLTAEELSNCRDIATMQLCANKLDKKDFFGKSDPFLVFYRSNEDGTFTICHKTEVVKNTLNPVWQPFSIPVRALCNGDYDRTVKIDVYDWDRDGSHDFIGEFTTSYRELSKAQNQFTVYEVLNPRKKCKKKKYVNSGTVTLLSFSVDSEFTFVDYIKGGTQLNFTVAIDFTASNGNPLQPTSLHYMSPYQLSAYAMALKAVGEIIQDYDSDKLFPAYGFGAKLPPEGRISHQFPLNNNDEDPNCAGIEGVLESYFQSLRTVQLYGPTYFAPVINQVARAAAKISDGSQYYVLLIITDGVISDMTQTKEAIVSASSLPMSIIIVGVGPAMFEAMEELDGDDVRVSSRGRYAERDIVQFVPFRDYVDRSGNQVLSMARLAKDVLAEIPEQLLSYMRTRDIQPRPPPPATTSPTPAPEHP; this is encoded by the exons ATGTCTTTCAGCGGAGCCTCCGAGCGCAGCGTCCCGGCCACCAAGATTGAAATTACCGTGTCCTGCCG AAACCTGCTGGACCTCGACACCTTCTCCAAGTCCGACCCCA TGGTGGTGCTTTACACGCAGAGCCGGGCCAGCCAGGAGTGGCGAGAG TTCGGACGGACCGAGGTGATCGACAACACACTGAACCCAGACTTCGTGCGCAAATTCGTCCTCGACTACTTCTTTGAGGAAAAGCAAAACCTGCGCTTCGATGT GTACAACGTCGACTCCAAAACCAACATCTCCAAACCG GATTTCCTGGGCCAAGCGTTCCTGGCCCTGGGAGAGGTGATTGGAGGCCAGGGCAGCCGAGTTGAGCGACCCCTCAC GGGTGTACCAGGCAAGAAGTGTGGAACCATATTGCTGACTGCAGAGGAGCTTAGCAATTGTCGG GACATTGCCACCATGCAGCTGTGTGCAAACAAGCTGGACAAGAAGGACTTCTTTGGGAAATCAGACCCCTTCCTCGTGTTCTACAGGAGCAACGAGGATGGCAC GTTCACCATCTGCCACAAGACAGAGGTTGTGAAAAACACACTGAATCCTGTATGGCAGCCCTTCAGCATCCCTGTGCGGGCTTTGTGCAATGGAGACTATGACAG AACGGTGAAGATTGACGTGTACGACTGGGACCGGGATGGAAG CCACGACTTCATCGGTGAGTTCACCACCAGCTACCGAGAGCTGAGCAAGGCCCAGAACCAGTTCACAGTGTATGAG GTACTTAACCCCCGGAAGAAATGTAAGAAGAAGAAATACGTCAACTCGGGAACC GTGACGCTGCTCTCCTTTTCTGTGGACTCTGAATTCACTTTTGTCGATTACATCAAGGGAGG GACACAGCTGAACTTCACAGTAGCCATTGACTTCACAGCTTCCAATG GGAATCCCCTGCAGCCCACCTCCTTGCACTACATGAGTCCTTATCAGCTCAGCGCCTATGCCATGGCCCTCAAGGCAGTGGGAGAAATCATCCAGGACTATGACAGTGACAAGCTCTTCCCAGCTTATGGCTTTGGCGCCAAGCTCCCTCCAGAGGGACGGATCTCCCACCAGTTCCCCCTG AACAACAATGATGAGGACCCCAACTGCGCGGGCATTGAGGGTGTGTTGGAGAGCTACTTCCAGAGCCTGCGCACAGTGCAGCTCTACGGGCCCACCTACTTCGCCCCTGTCATCAACCAGGTGGCCAG GGCTGCAGCCAAGATCTCTGATGGTTCTCAGTACTACGTTCTGCTCATCATCACTGATGGGGTCATCTCTGACATGACACAGACAAAGGAGGCCATTGTCAGT GCCTCATCACTGCCCATGTCTATCATTATTGTCGGTGTGGGACCAGCCATGTTTGAAG CTATGGAAGAGCTGGACGGTGATGATGTGCGCGTGTCCTCTCGGGGACGCTATGCCGAGCGCGACATCGTTCAG TTTGTCCCATTCCGAGACTATGTCGACCGGTCGGGGAACCAGGTGCTGAGCATGGCCCGACTTGCCAAGGATGTGCTGGCGGAGATCCCAGAGCAGCTACTGTCCTATATGCGCACCAGGGACATCCAGCCTCGCCCGCCACCCCCTGCCACCACCAGCCCAACGCCAGCTCCAGAGCATCCCTGA
- the CPNE9 gene encoding copine-9 isoform X8, protein MSFSGASERSVPATKIEITVSCRNLLDLDTFSKSDPMVVLYTQSRASQEWREFGRTEVIDNTLNPDFVRKFVLDYFFEEKQNLRFDVYNVDSKTNISKPDFLGQAFLALGEVIGGQGSRVERPLTGVPGKKCGTILLTAEELSNCRDIATMQLCANKLDKKDFFGKSDPFLVFYRSNEDGTTVKIDVYDWDRDGSHDFIGEFTTSYRELSKAQNQFTVYEVLNPRKKCKKKKYVNSGTVTLLSFSVDSEFTFVDYIKGGTQLNFTVAIDFTASNGNPLQPTSLHYMSPYQLSAYAMALKAVGEIIQDYDSDKLFPAYGFGAKLPPEGRISHQFPLNNNDEDPNCAGIEGVLESYFQSLRTVQLYGPTYFAPVINQVARAAAKISDGSQYYVLLIITDGVISDMTQTKEAIVSASSLPMSIIIVGVGPAMFEAMEELDGDDVRVSSRGRYAERDIVQFVPFRDYVDRSGNQVLSMARLAKDVLAEIPEQLLSYMRTRDIQPRPPPPATTSPTPAPEHP, encoded by the exons ATGTCTTTCAGCGGAGCCTCCGAGCGCAGCGTCCCGGCCACCAAGATTGAAATTACCGTGTCCTGCCG AAACCTGCTGGACCTCGACACCTTCTCCAAGTCCGACCCCA TGGTGGTGCTTTACACGCAGAGCCGGGCCAGCCAGGAGTGGCGAGAG TTCGGACGGACCGAGGTGATCGACAACACACTGAACCCAGACTTCGTGCGCAAATTCGTCCTCGACTACTTCTTTGAGGAAAAGCAAAACCTGCGCTTCGATGT GTACAACGTCGACTCCAAAACCAACATCTCCAAACCG GATTTCCTGGGCCAAGCGTTCCTGGCCCTGGGAGAGGTGATTGGAGGCCAGGGCAGCCGAGTTGAGCGACCCCTCAC GGGTGTACCAGGCAAGAAGTGTGGAACCATATTGCTGACTGCAGAGGAGCTTAGCAATTGTCGG GACATTGCCACCATGCAGCTGTGTGCAAACAAGCTGGACAAGAAGGACTTCTTTGGGAAATCAGACCCCTTCCTCGTGTTCTACAGGAGCAACGAGGATGGCAC AACGGTGAAGATTGACGTGTACGACTGGGACCGGGATGGAAG CCACGACTTCATCGGTGAGTTCACCACCAGCTACCGAGAGCTGAGCAAGGCCCAGAACCAGTTCACAGTGTATGAG GTACTTAACCCCCGGAAGAAATGTAAGAAGAAGAAATACGTCAACTCGGGAACC GTGACGCTGCTCTCCTTTTCTGTGGACTCTGAATTCACTTTTGTCGATTACATCAAGGGAGG GACACAGCTGAACTTCACAGTAGCCATTGACTTCACAGCTTCCAATG GGAATCCCCTGCAGCCCACCTCCTTGCACTACATGAGTCCTTATCAGCTCAGCGCCTATGCCATGGCCCTCAAGGCAGTGGGAGAAATCATCCAGGACTATGACAGTGACAAGCTCTTCCCAGCTTATGGCTTTGGCGCCAAGCTCCCTCCAGAGGGACGGATCTCCCACCAGTTCCCCCTG AACAACAATGATGAGGACCCCAACTGCGCGGGCATTGAGGGTGTGTTGGAGAGCTACTTCCAGAGCCTGCGCACAGTGCAGCTCTACGGGCCCACCTACTTCGCCCCTGTCATCAACCAGGTGGCCAG GGCTGCAGCCAAGATCTCTGATGGTTCTCAGTACTACGTTCTGCTCATCATCACTGATGGGGTCATCTCTGACATGACACAGACAAAGGAGGCCATTGTCAGT GCCTCATCACTGCCCATGTCTATCATTATTGTCGGTGTGGGACCAGCCATGTTTGAAG CTATGGAAGAGCTGGACGGTGATGATGTGCGCGTGTCCTCTCGGGGACGCTATGCCGAGCGCGACATCGTTCAG TTTGTCCCATTCCGAGACTATGTCGACCGGTCGGGGAACCAGGTGCTGAGCATGGCCCGACTTGCCAAGGATGTGCTGGCGGAGATCCCAGAGCAGCTACTGTCCTATATGCGCACCAGGGACATCCAGCCTCGCCCGCCACCCCCTGCCACCACCAGCCCAACGCCAGCTCCAGAGCATCCCTGA